The DNA region GCGCGGCGACGTCGTGGTGGCGGTCGGCGGCGACGGCCTGGTCCGTGACGTCGCGCAGGGCGTGGTGGCCGCCGACGGCACGCTCGGGATCGTGCCTGCGGGCCGGGGCAACGACCTGGCCAGGAAGCTGGACCTGCCGACCGACCACGCCGCGCTCGGGGAGTTGCTGCTGAACGCCCCGGAGCGGCGGATCGACGTGATCGATGCCGCCGGGTCCATCGTGCTCGGCAACGTCTACGCGGGGATCGACAGCCTCTCGGCGCGGATCATCAACGACAACCGGTGGATGCCCGCGAAGCTGATCTACCGCCTCGCCCCGGCGCTGGCCCTGCTGCGCTGGCAGCCGCCGGTCTACACCGTCACCGCCGACGGCGAGACGATCACCGCGAAGGCGGACACCGTGATCGTCGCCAACTCCGGTACCTACGGGCACGGGCTGCGGATCGTGCCGGACGCGGTGGTCGACGACGGCCTCCTGGACGTCATGATCGTCA from Alloactinosynnema sp. L-07 includes:
- a CDS encoding diacylglycerol kinase family protein — its product is MRSFTALVNPIAGGGSAAQRWQPLADLITAAGAAVTVELTESQPHAVELAAKAAQRGDVVVAVGGDGLVRDVAQGVVAADGTLGIVPAGRGNDLARKLDLPTDHAALGELLLNAPERRIDVIDAAGSIVLGNVYAGIDSLSARIINDNRWMPAKLIYRLAPALALLRWQPPVYTVTADGETITAKADTVIVANSGTYGHGLRIVPDAVVDDGLLDVMIVSAGPKRRLAAFMSQAKTGTHVGRPEVRVVRAREVTLDADRPVPVGADGDDLGALPCKIRIRPAALRILAP